A section of the Streptomyces sp. V3I8 genome encodes:
- a CDS encoding sugar phosphate isomerase/epimerase — MPRTFTLFTGQWADLPLEEVCRLARDFGYEGLELACWGDHFEVDKALADPAYLDSRRELLDKYGLKCWAISNHLVGQAVCDAIIDERHRAILPARIWGDGEAEGVRQRAAAEIADTARAAAAFGVDTVIGFTGSAIWHLVAMFPPAPESMIERGYEDFATRWNPILDVFDAEGVRFAHEVHPSEIAYDYWTTRRALDAVGNRPAFGLNFDPSHFVWQDLDPVGFLWDFRDRIYHVDCKEARKRLDGRNGRLGSHLPWGDPRRGWDFVSAGHGDVPWEDVFRMLRSIDYRGPISVEWEDAGMDRLQGAPEALARLKAFDFEPPTASFDAAFGGND; from the coding sequence ATGCCGCGCACCTTCACGCTGTTCACCGGCCAGTGGGCCGACCTGCCCCTCGAAGAGGTCTGCCGCCTCGCCCGCGACTTCGGATACGAAGGACTCGAACTCGCCTGCTGGGGAGACCACTTCGAGGTCGACAAGGCCCTCGCGGACCCCGCGTACCTGGACTCCCGGCGGGAGCTGCTCGACAAGTACGGCCTCAAGTGCTGGGCCATCTCCAACCACCTGGTCGGCCAGGCCGTCTGCGACGCCATCATCGACGAGCGCCACCGGGCGATCCTGCCCGCGCGCATCTGGGGCGACGGCGAGGCGGAGGGCGTACGGCAGCGGGCGGCGGCCGAGATCGCCGACACCGCGCGCGCCGCGGCGGCCTTCGGCGTCGACACCGTCATCGGCTTCACCGGCTCCGCGATCTGGCACCTGGTGGCGATGTTCCCGCCAGCCCCCGAGTCGATGATCGAGCGCGGCTACGAGGACTTCGCCACGCGCTGGAACCCCATCCTCGACGTGTTCGACGCCGAGGGCGTGCGGTTCGCCCACGAGGTCCACCCCAGCGAGATCGCGTACGACTACTGGACGACGCGGCGCGCGCTGGACGCGGTCGGCAACCGGCCCGCCTTCGGGCTGAACTTCGACCCCTCGCACTTCGTGTGGCAGGACCTCGACCCGGTCGGCTTCCTGTGGGACTTCCGCGACCGGATCTACCACGTCGACTGCAAGGAGGCGCGCAAGCGGCTCGACGGCCGCAACGGCCGCCTCGGCTCGCACCTCCCGTGGGGCGACCCGCGCCGCGGCTGGGACTTCGTGTCCGCGGGCCACGGCGACGTCCCCTGGGAGGACGTCTTCCGGATGCTGCGCTCCATCGACTACCGGGGACCGATCTCGGTCGAGTGGGAGGACGCGGGCATGGACCGCCTCCAGGGCGCACCCGAGGCACTCGCCCGTCTGAAGGCCTTCGACTTCGAACCGCCGACCGCCTCCTTCGACGCGGCCTTCGGCGGCAACGACTAG
- a CDS encoding substrate-binding domain-containing protein: protein MPELTSRRGLLFGTAAVSAGVLLTGCTSNESDDEPASNDQPAADDKKGKQVTIGFAGPQADHGWLNAINDNAKNRAKKYEDVTLEITEGSNDTAAQIGQIETLINKKVDVLVILPADGKALTQVGLKAMRAGIPVVNLDRVFNSPQAYRCWIGGDNFGMGLNAGHYIGEQLKDKKNAKVIELAGLDNLELTKQRTAGFDAALKNYPNIKKVARQAADFTVESGQAKMSQLLQAQSKFDALWNHDDDQGVGALRAIEQAGRDDFLMVGGAGALSAMQAIEAGNSVLKATVLYPPTMAASAIDLARALGQGKGVGGLAEFEIPSSLTLYSAVVDKENVKTYLPTGFK from the coding sequence ATGCCAGAGCTCACGAGCCGCAGAGGACTGCTCTTCGGCACCGCCGCCGTCTCGGCCGGCGTCCTGCTCACCGGTTGCACCAGCAACGAGTCCGACGACGAGCCGGCCTCCAACGACCAGCCCGCCGCCGACGACAAGAAGGGCAAGCAGGTCACCATCGGCTTCGCCGGCCCGCAGGCCGACCACGGCTGGCTCAACGCGATCAACGACAACGCGAAGAACCGCGCCAAGAAGTACGAGGACGTGACGCTGGAGATCACCGAGGGCTCCAACGACACCGCGGCCCAGATCGGCCAGATAGAGACGCTGATCAACAAGAAGGTCGACGTCCTGGTGATCCTGCCGGCCGACGGCAAGGCCCTCACCCAGGTCGGCCTCAAGGCCATGCGGGCCGGCATCCCGGTGGTCAACCTCGACCGCGTCTTCAACTCCCCGCAGGCGTACCGCTGCTGGATCGGCGGCGACAACTTCGGCATGGGTCTCAACGCCGGGCACTACATCGGCGAGCAGCTCAAGGACAAGAAGAACGCCAAGGTCATCGAACTGGCCGGACTCGACAACCTGGAACTCACCAAGCAGCGCACGGCCGGCTTCGACGCGGCGCTCAAGAACTACCCGAACATCAAGAAGGTGGCCCGCCAGGCCGCCGACTTCACCGTCGAGTCGGGACAGGCCAAGATGTCCCAGCTGCTGCAGGCCCAGTCGAAGTTCGACGCGCTGTGGAACCACGACGACGACCAGGGGGTCGGCGCCCTGCGCGCCATCGAGCAGGCCGGACGGGACGACTTCCTGATGGTCGGCGGGGCGGGCGCGCTGTCCGCCATGCAGGCCATCGAGGCGGGCAACAGCGTCCTCAAGGCCACCGTCCTCTACCCGCCCACCATGGCCGCCTCCGCGATCGACCTCGCCCGCGCGCTCGGTCAGGGCAAGGGGGTCGGCGGCCTCGCGGAGTTCGAGATCCCCTCGTCGCTGACGCTCTACTCGGCGGTCGTGGACAAGGAGAACGTCAAGACGTACCTGCCCACCGGCTTCAAGTAG
- a CDS encoding Gfo/Idh/MocA family protein — MGQPQQPDEAQAGAQAEAVAARPPLGVGMVGYAFMGAAHSQGWRTAGRVFDLPLRPVLAAVCGRDAGAVRVAADRLGWAAAETDWRALIARDDVDLVDVCTPGDSHAEIAIAALAAGKHVLCEKPLANTVEEAEAMAEAAEAAAARGQVAMVGFNYRRLPATSLARRMVAEGRVGALRHVRVTYLQDWLVDRDFPLTWRLRKETAGSGALGDLGAHIVDLAQYLAGEPVTGVSALTETFVRERPLLSGASSGLSASGGGELGAVTVDDAALFTGRFASGALASFEATRFATGRKNSLRIELNGEKGSLAFDLERLNELHYHDGTEPGTHAGFRRILVTEPDHPYLDAWWPPGHGLGYEHTFVHQARDLVHAVAEGGRPLPSFADGLQVQRVLAAVEESAEKNSVFTPIAS, encoded by the coding sequence ATGGGACAGCCGCAGCAGCCCGACGAGGCACAGGCCGGGGCACAGGCCGAAGCGGTGGCCGCACGGCCCCCGCTGGGCGTGGGCATGGTCGGATACGCGTTCATGGGCGCCGCCCACTCCCAGGGGTGGCGTACCGCGGGCCGCGTCTTCGACCTGCCGCTCCGGCCCGTCCTCGCCGCCGTCTGCGGCCGTGACGCGGGAGCCGTACGGGTGGCGGCCGACCGGCTCGGCTGGGCGGCCGCCGAGACCGACTGGCGGGCCCTGATCGCCCGCGACGACGTCGACCTCGTCGACGTCTGCACCCCCGGCGACAGCCACGCCGAGATCGCCATCGCCGCGCTCGCCGCGGGCAAGCACGTGCTGTGCGAGAAGCCCCTCGCCAACACGGTCGAGGAGGCCGAGGCGATGGCCGAGGCCGCCGAGGCCGCCGCCGCCCGCGGCCAGGTGGCGATGGTGGGCTTCAACTACCGCCGGCTGCCCGCCACTTCGCTGGCCCGGCGGATGGTCGCCGAGGGCCGTGTCGGCGCCCTGCGCCACGTACGGGTGACATACCTCCAGGACTGGCTGGTCGACCGCGACTTCCCGCTGACCTGGCGGCTGCGCAAGGAGACGGCCGGCTCGGGGGCGCTCGGCGACCTGGGCGCCCACATCGTCGACCTCGCGCAGTACCTGGCGGGGGAGCCGGTGACCGGGGTGTCCGCCCTCACCGAGACCTTCGTACGGGAGCGGCCGCTGCTCTCCGGTGCCTCCAGCGGCCTCTCGGCGTCCGGCGGCGGCGAGCTCGGGGCCGTCACGGTCGACGACGCGGCCCTGTTCACCGGACGGTTCGCCTCGGGAGCCCTCGCCTCCTTCGAGGCCACCCGGTTCGCGACCGGCCGCAAGAACTCCCTGCGTATCGAACTCAACGGCGAGAAGGGCTCGCTGGCCTTCGACCTGGAACGCCTCAACGAACTCCACTACCACGACGGCACCGAACCCGGCACGCACGCCGGCTTCCGCCGCATCCTCGTCACCGAACCCGACCACCCCTACCTGGACGCCTGGTGGCCGCCGGGCCACGGCCTGGGCTACGAGCACACCTTCGTGCACCAGGCCCGCGACCTGGTCCACGCCGTCGCGGAGGGCGGGCGGCCGCTGCCCTCCTTCGCCGACGGACTGCAGGTGCAGCGCGTCCTCGCCGCGGTCGAGGAGAGCGCCGAGAAGAACTCCGTCTTCACCCCCATAGCCAGCTGA